From a single Chloroflexota bacterium genomic region:
- a CDS encoding EVE domain-containing protein, translating into MGRNYWMVSTTLDDFEVTRDRGYSVFGMGAKYRRRAQRMQPDDRMLLYVRQLRKWTGVVSTTSGYFEDRTPIWNSKTRGEDYRYRVKIRPEIVLSEEDYIDALQLAPRMEYLKRWLPELWPLAFFDTLHLIPQRDFSLIEGEMKRNIRNRRSRNRQSRN; encoded by the coding sequence ATGGGCAGAAACTACTGGATGGTATCAACAACGCTTGACGACTTCGAGGTTACACGGGATCGGGGATACAGCGTATTCGGCATGGGCGCGAAGTATCGACGCCGGGCGCAGCGTATGCAGCCCGACGACCGGATGCTGCTGTATGTGCGCCAACTGCGCAAGTGGACGGGCGTGGTCAGCACCACATCCGGGTACTTTGAGGACCGCACGCCCATCTGGAATTCCAAAACGCGCGGCGAAGACTATCGTTATCGCGTGAAGATACGGCCGGAGATTGTGCTCAGCGAGGAAGACTACATCGACGCGCTGCAACTCGCGCCCAGAATGGAGTACTTGAAGCGTTGGCTGCCGGAACTTTGGCCGCTCGCGTTCTTCGATACGCTGCATCTCATCCCGCAGCGCGACTTTAGCCTAATCGAAGGCGAGATGAAGCGAAACATACGCAATAGGCGCAGCCGCAATAGGCAAAGCCGCAACTAA